One genomic window of Chloroflexota bacterium includes the following:
- the moaD gene encoding molybdopterin converting factor subunit 1: MKVKARFFAVYRQIVGQDVAEVDLPDGASVSDLWEGLAKKHPQIQELLNVTAFAVNKEYVPWNTILNEGDEVVFVPPVSGGQGCLR; encoded by the coding sequence ATGAAGGTGAAGGCGAGGTTCTTCGCCGTATATCGCCAGATAGTAGGGCAAGATGTAGCCGAAGTTGATTTGCCTGATGGTGCTTCTGTAAGCGACTTATGGGAAGGATTGGCCAAGAAGCACCCTCAGATCCAAGAGCTCCTGAACGTCACGGCTTTTGCGGTCAACAAGGAATACGTCCCTTGGAACACTATCCTAAACGAGGGGGATGAAGTGGTCTTCGTTCCACCAGTGAGCGGAGGGCAAGGATGTTTGAGATAA
- a CDS encoding threonine synthase has protein sequence MGCILGLVCDDCQATYSDLEPVNACPKCGGFLDAVYDYEAIRSRLELRDVQRRGRSIWRWRELLPLKDERHMVSLGEGGTPLHRCQKIGAKLGLPEVYVKDDTIGPTASLKDRSFSIAVSKAVEMGIKQALTYTSGNAGGSFAAYAAKAGMQALILVNEWTTDEKLAMILVYGHQVIKVRFQTFAEVTELLRRVNTELNLYQFTNFINPFRHEGMKTYAYEICEALNWSVPDWVIHPVGTGGGLFGDWKGFNELRRLGLIASLPKMVGVQPEATPAIVIAYREGRQVAAPAGDNRKTIAQSIAADAPLGGGKRALRAIYESGGSAEAVSDEEMLEAIAWLGQEGIFAEPAAASSVAALKKMVERGDVQREERVVCVVTASGLKQPEASLSMFSPPPVINCDLDQFMTMARRVWGEIGPTR, from the coding sequence ATGGGCTGTATTCTTGGACTAGTTTGTGATGATTGCCAAGCTACTTACTCGGACCTTGAGCCCGTTAATGCCTGCCCCAAGTGTGGTGGCTTCCTTGACGCCGTCTACGACTACGAGGCTATCCGTTCGCGCCTTGAGCTGAGGGATGTGCAACGGCGCGGCCGTTCTATCTGGCGCTGGCGAGAATTGCTTCCCCTTAAGGATGAGCGCCATATGGTGTCCCTGGGTGAGGGCGGAACCCCGCTGCATCGTTGCCAGAAGATCGGGGCCAAATTGGGACTGCCAGAGGTATATGTTAAAGATGACACTATTGGCCCCACGGCCTCCCTTAAGGATCGGTCCTTCTCGATTGCCGTAAGCAAAGCGGTGGAGATGGGGATAAAACAGGCCCTCACCTACACCAGTGGGAACGCCGGTGGCTCCTTCGCCGCCTATGCAGCCAAGGCGGGCATGCAGGCACTCATCCTGGTGAATGAGTGGACGACCGATGAGAAGCTAGCTATGATCCTGGTCTACGGCCACCAGGTAATTAAAGTACGCTTTCAGACCTTCGCTGAAGTGACCGAGCTCTTAAGAAGGGTGAATACGGAGCTCAATCTCTATCAATTCACCAACTTCATCAACCCCTTCCGGCATGAGGGGATGAAGACCTATGCCTATGAGATCTGTGAGGCGCTCAACTGGTCTGTGCCAGACTGGGTGATTCACCCGGTGGGCACCGGTGGGGGGCTTTTTGGCGACTGGAAGGGGTTCAACGAACTGAGGAGGCTTGGGCTTATTGCTAGCCTACCTAAGATGGTAGGGGTGCAGCCTGAGGCCACCCCGGCCATCGTCATAGCCTATAGGGAAGGACGGCAGGTGGCCGCACCAGCTGGGGATAACCGGAAGACCATCGCCCAGAGCATCGCCGCTGATGCTCCTCTGGGGGGAGGCAAAAGAGCCTTAAGAGCCATATATGAATCGGGTGGGAGCGCCGAAGCGGTATCGGATGAGGAGATGCTGGAGGCGATAGCCTGGCTGGGGCAGGAAGGGATTTTCGCTGAACCAGCGGCGGCCAGCAGTGTGGCCGCTCTGAAGAAGATGGTCGAGAGGGGCGATGTGCAGCGGGAGGAGCGGGTGGTCTGCGTGGTCACCGCCTCTGGACTCAAGCAGCCGGAGGCATCCCTCTCCATGTTCTCGCCACCACCGGTCATCAACTGCGATTTAGACCAGTTTATGACCATGGCGCGCCGAGTATGGGGCGAGATCGGTCCGACGAGATAG
- a CDS encoding ROK family protein, with amino-acid sequence MVGQKIPVLAVDLGGTQLRVALVGADGQITFRYNTLTKAEEGLEAVLERIYTVITQGLLAAGNGGVTSIALSVPGPVNPYSGVIFRPPNMPGWDEVPLKQLVEQRFHLPTHIGNDANVAALGEHRFGAGQGIAHLIYLTVSTGIGGGVISNGQLLLGYGGFAAEPGHMTIDRNGPICGCGNVGCLEALASGTAIARHAKERLLKGEDSRLRAVLDAGLEQISAELVAEAAKAGDGLALTVIEEAATNLGIGVVNLVHIFNPQLIIIGGGVARAGDLLFEPVRRIVRERTMRIFQKELDIVPAALGDDVCLLGAATLALAVE; translated from the coding sequence ATGGTGGGGCAGAAAATACCAGTCTTGGCCGTTGATCTGGGAGGGACACAGCTACGGGTCGCCCTGGTTGGCGCCGATGGACAGATAACCTTTCGCTACAACACCCTGACCAAAGCCGAGGAGGGGCTTGAGGCCGTACTTGAACGTATCTACACGGTGATAACCCAGGGGTTGCTTGCCGCTGGGAATGGAGGCGTTACCTCCATTGCTCTCTCCGTACCTGGACCAGTAAATCCCTATAGCGGCGTTATCTTCAGGCCTCCCAATATGCCCGGCTGGGATGAGGTGCCTCTTAAACAGCTCGTCGAACAACGTTTCCATCTACCAACCCATATTGGTAACGATGCTAACGTGGCGGCCCTCGGCGAGCACCGCTTCGGAGCCGGCCAGGGCATCGCTCACCTGATTTACCTCACTGTGAGCACGGGTATCGGGGGCGGTGTGATCAGCAACGGCCAACTGTTATTAGGATACGGTGGCTTTGCCGCTGAACCAGGTCATATGACCATAGATCGCAATGGCCCTATCTGCGGCTGTGGTAATGTCGGTTGCCTGGAAGCGCTGGCCTCAGGCACAGCCATCGCCCGCCACGCTAAGGAACGCCTCTTGAAAGGCGAAGATAGCCGTTTACGGGCAGTCCTGGACGCTGGTCTCGAGCAGATAAGCGCTGAACTGGTGGCCGAAGCGGCTAAGGCTGGCGATGGATTGGCTCTAACAGTTATAGAGGAGGCGGCCACAAACCTGGGGATCGGCGTGGTCAATCTGGTGCATATCTTCAATCCCCAGCTGATCATAATCGGTGGAGGCGTAGCGCGGGCTGGTGACCTCCTTTTTGAACCGGTACGGCGGATTGTCAGAGAACGAACGATGCGCATTTTTCAAAAGGAGCTGGACATCGTCCCCGCTGCGCTTGGGGATGATGTTTGCCTCCTCGGAGCAGCCACACTGGCTTTAGCCGTTGAGTAG
- a CDS encoding ABC transporter substrate-binding protein: MSEFDRLLAELVTRRVSRREFIMRATALGLSASSIAALLAACAPAPAAPTPTAVVPPTPTPVAVKPPTPTPAKPIGGTLVYAQNMPIKELDSINPQTYPASYEAVFLLYDNLVTFDEQLNIVPGLAERWEVSPDQLTWTFYLRKNVKFHDGTPFNAEAVKFHIERILDPKVVTPNRTLWLHIKRIQIVDDHTIKLGTEKPFGPMLNYLAHGSGGITSPTAVQKLGKEFTARPVGTGPYKLQEFTPGVQVVLVRNDDYFKGKAALDKIVMKPVLEPGARVAMLETGEADLANDIPAEEAARLEKGANTRVIRQKGLRTFWLEMNLLKKPFDDPKVRQALAYAVDKKSMVKNLFLGYATVLDSPAAPAIKGYKSAQKYEYDLERAKRLLAEAGWKPGPTGILEKDGQPLKFTINTSEGEYPKDIQVVETAQAGFKKIGVDATIWKVEAAARWGYLRLPPAEAKYEMLLFGFNPSTGEINQHLRQIFYSNPTKEKAPLAWNLMWYSNPEVDRLIDLGETNIDPAKRAEYYGKVQELIAADAPLIYLYAVDLLVGARKNVEGVVIWPTIFTILRDAYKR, from the coding sequence ATGAGTGAGTTCGATCGATTGCTCGCTGAACTGGTCACAAGGAGGGTAAGCCGCAGGGAGTTCATCATGCGGGCTACGGCCCTGGGGCTTTCGGCCTCAAGCATCGCCGCCCTTCTTGCTGCCTGTGCACCCGCCCCGGCTGCCCCCACCCCGACTGCTGTCGTCCCACCGACCCCAACCCCAGTGGCCGTCAAGCCACCGACCCCCACACCAGCCAAGCCCATCGGTGGGACGCTCGTTTACGCCCAGAACATGCCCATTAAGGAGTTAGACTCGATTAATCCCCAAACCTATCCAGCCAGCTACGAGGCGGTATTCCTGCTCTATGATAACCTGGTCACCTTCGATGAGCAGCTCAACATCGTGCCGGGACTGGCTGAAAGGTGGGAGGTCTCACCCGATCAGCTCACCTGGACTTTCTACCTGCGCAAGAACGTGAAGTTCCACGATGGCACACCTTTTAACGCTGAGGCGGTGAAGTTCCATATAGAGCGGATCCTGGACCCGAAGGTTGTCACACCCAACCGGACCCTTTGGTTACACATCAAGCGGATCCAGATCGTGGATGACCATACGATCAAGCTCGGCACAGAGAAACCATTCGGTCCGATGTTGAATTACCTGGCCCATGGCTCAGGAGGGATAACCAGCCCCACCGCTGTCCAGAAGTTGGGGAAGGAGTTTACGGCCCGCCCGGTGGGCACCGGGCCTTACAAGCTCCAGGAGTTCACCCCTGGTGTACAGGTTGTGCTGGTCAGGAACGATGATTACTTCAAGGGGAAAGCGGCCCTGGATAAGATCGTTATGAAGCCGGTGCTGGAGCCTGGCGCTCGGGTGGCCATGCTGGAGACGGGGGAGGCGGACCTGGCCAACGACATCCCGGCGGAGGAGGCGGCTCGACTAGAGAAGGGGGCCAACACCAGGGTCATCCGCCAGAAGGGGCTACGTACCTTTTGGCTGGAGATGAATCTGTTGAAGAAGCCCTTCGACGATCCCAAGGTGAGGCAGGCCCTGGCCTACGCTGTTGATAAGAAGAGCATGGTCAAGAACCTGTTCCTGGGGTATGCGACGGTGCTGGACTCGCCGGCGGCACCCGCCATCAAGGGCTATAAGAGTGCCCAAAAATACGAGTACGATCTGGAGAGGGCCAAGCGGTTGCTGGCCGAGGCAGGGTGGAAGCCGGGGCCCACGGGCATTTTGGAGAAGGATGGGCAGCCGCTGAAGTTCACCATCAACACCTCGGAGGGTGAGTATCCCAAGGATATTCAGGTGGTGGAGACGGCACAGGCGGGCTTTAAGAAGATTGGGGTGGATGCCACTATCTGGAAGGTGGAAGCGGCGGCGCGCTGGGGCTATCTCAGGCTCCCACCGGCCGAAGCGAAGTATGAGATGTTGCTTTTCGGTTTCAACCCCTCTACTGGAGAGATAAATCAGCATCTGCGTCAGATCTTCTACTCTAACCCAACCAAGGAGAAGGCTCCTCTTGCCTGGAACCTGATGTGGTACAGTAACCCCGAGGTGGATAGGCTGATCGATCTGGGCGAAACCAATATCGATCCGGCCAAGCGGGCGGAGTACTATGGCAAGGTTCAGGAGCTGATCGCTGCGGATGCGCCACTGATTTATCTCTATGCCGTGGACCTGCTGGTGGGCGCGCGCAAGAATGTGGAGGGGGTCGTAATCTGGCCAACCATATTCACCATTCTGCGCGATGCCTACAAACGCTAG
- a CDS encoding IclR family transcriptional regulator, with protein MAGNRRGAQTLEKGLRVLDILVEGDTTSGLGLTEISQRLGWHKSTVHRLLQALRSQGYVQQDAQTERYRLGFKVLRLATALLNGLELRAKARPFLVDLMGRTSETVHLTVLDQDEIVYIDKVDSPQLVRMHSAVGNRMPVYCTACGKAILAYSSKEMVDRVVAKGLTPRTPNTITSADVLWKELEAVRQRGYAIDRLENEEGIWCVGAPVFDHSGVVVAAVSISAPEQRMTEERIARFGQAVKETVAQISRELGFRH; from the coding sequence GTGGCAGGCAATAGACGCGGGGCGCAGACCCTCGAAAAGGGGTTAAGGGTTCTGGACATCCTTGTGGAGGGTGATACTACCTCTGGGTTGGGGCTGACTGAGATCAGCCAGCGGCTGGGATGGCACAAGAGCACGGTGCATCGTCTTCTCCAGGCCCTGCGTTCCCAGGGATACGTCCAGCAAGATGCACAAACGGAGCGCTATCGCCTTGGGTTCAAGGTGTTACGGCTGGCCACGGCCCTGTTAAACGGTTTAGAGTTAAGAGCCAAAGCCCGACCCTTCCTCGTCGACCTGATGGGGAGGACCTCAGAGACGGTGCATCTCACTGTGCTCGACCAGGACGAGATCGTCTACATAGACAAAGTAGACAGCCCTCAGCTCGTACGCATGCATTCGGCCGTGGGCAATCGTATGCCTGTCTACTGCACAGCCTGCGGGAAGGCCATCCTGGCCTACTCTTCCAAGGAAATGGTCGATCGTGTCGTCGCAAAAGGTCTCACCCCACGTACTCCCAATACTATCACCTCAGCCGATGTTCTCTGGAAAGAGTTGGAGGCTGTGCGGCAGAGAGGTTATGCCATAGATCGCCTGGAAAACGAGGAGGGCATCTGGTGTGTGGGAGCGCCGGTCTTCGATCATTCTGGCGTCGTTGTGGCCGCGGTCAGCATATCAGCGCCGGAGCAGCGGATGACTGAGGAGAGGATCGCCAGGTTTGGGCAGGCCGTGAAGGAGACTGTGGCCCAGATATCCAGGGAGCTGGGCTTTCGGCACTAA
- a CDS encoding ABC transporter permease, producing MIKGRDDQAVIPVGVSGLFLRRWLGHLWRRLGDPCLALGRLLMGSRLAALGTIITLLFVFMAVSAPWIAPYPPLETNLAYRLQPPSFAHPLGMDDVGRDILSRIIFGSRVSLLIGLSATSIGMMIGVAAGLLAGYYGGRLDILIMRAVEVLLTIPTIVLAIAIVSALGMGATNVIIAVGLTAIPGFARLTRSVVLTVKNFDFVLAARTIGASDARLLLAHLLPNCTAPIIVQTSLGIGSAILIAAALSFLGLGVQPPEPEWGSMLSRGRTYVSIAPHLVAFPGIAIALLVLGFNLLGDGLRDITDPRLRHLAR from the coding sequence ATGATTAAAGGACGTGATGACCAGGCCGTGATCCCAGTGGGGGTCAGTGGGCTATTCCTTAGGAGATGGCTTGGTCACCTGTGGCGTCGCCTTGGCGATCCGTGCCTGGCTCTTGGCAGACTCCTTATGGGGAGTCGGCTAGCCGCCCTGGGGACGATTATTACCCTGCTGTTCGTGTTTATGGCCGTCTCAGCTCCCTGGATCGCTCCATACCCGCCCCTGGAAACGAATCTGGCCTATCGTTTACAGCCCCCCTCCTTCGCTCATCCCCTAGGCATGGATGATGTGGGACGTGACATCCTCAGCCGCATAATATTCGGCTCACGCGTTTCGCTTCTTATCGGCCTAAGTGCTACGAGCATCGGTATGATGATTGGGGTAGCGGCCGGATTGCTGGCTGGCTATTATGGCGGTCGTCTGGATATTTTGATCATGCGGGCTGTAGAGGTTCTCCTCACCATACCGACCATTGTTCTGGCCATAGCCATCGTCAGCGCACTGGGCATGGGGGCGACGAACGTCATCATCGCTGTTGGGCTCACGGCCATCCCCGGCTTCGCCCGGCTCACCCGGTCGGTAGTGCTCACGGTCAAGAACTTCGATTTCGTCCTGGCCGCCAGAACCATCGGTGCCTCGGATGCCAGGCTTCTCCTGGCCCATCTGCTGCCCAATTGTACAGCACCGATAATTGTGCAGACATCGTTGGGGATCGGCTCAGCCATCCTTATCGCGGCGGCTCTTAGCTTCCTGGGATTGGGCGTGCAACCCCCGGAGCCTGAATGGGGGTCTATGCTGAGTCGAGGGCGCACCTATGTGAGCATCGCCCCGCACCTGGTAGCCTTTCCCGGTATCGCCATCGCCCTGCTAGTGCTCGGCTTCAACCTATTGGGCGACGGGCTGCGCGATATCACCGATCCCAGATTAAGACATTTAGCGAGGTGA
- a CDS encoding ABC transporter permease: MTAYILRRLLLIFPTALVVVTLIFVIFRLVPGDPAQLIAGEMASRDVVESIRREMGLDKPIYIQYAYYLWGLLHGDLGISKVFRYGVLDQLLLRFPATIELTVAAMSIALLVGLSAGVVSAVKRGSVYDQVSMLGAIAGVCIPAFWLGLMLMMVLAVQINLLPATGRGTLAQLVLPAITLSAHQMAVLARLTRSSMLEVLGQDYIRTARSKGLRERVVLLRHALRNALIPTLTIAGLQFGYLLGGSIIVETVFAWPGIGLLMIDSVRMRDYTMVQGVVLLYAMVFLLLNLIIDIAYSYLDPRVRYD; this comes from the coding sequence ATGACGGCCTATATCCTGCGCAGACTGCTGTTAATATTCCCAACCGCTCTCGTCGTAGTGACACTGATCTTTGTCATCTTCCGACTTGTGCCGGGTGATCCGGCCCAGCTCATCGCTGGGGAGATGGCCTCCCGGGACGTAGTGGAATCTATCCGCCGGGAAATGGGGCTGGATAAGCCCATCTATATCCAATATGCTTACTACCTCTGGGGGCTTCTGCACGGTGACCTTGGCATATCTAAGGTATTCAGGTATGGAGTTCTGGATCAACTGTTACTCCGCTTTCCGGCTACCATCGAGCTGACGGTGGCTGCGATGAGCATCGCCCTGCTGGTTGGTCTGAGTGCTGGCGTGGTCTCGGCCGTTAAGCGCGGCTCAGTGTATGACCAGGTGAGCATGCTCGGAGCCATCGCCGGTGTGTGCATCCCCGCCTTCTGGTTGGGACTTATGCTAATGATGGTTTTGGCTGTCCAGATAAATCTCTTACCGGCTACAGGGCGCGGCACCCTGGCCCAGCTGGTGCTGCCGGCCATCACCCTTTCTGCTCATCAGATGGCTGTCCTCGCTCGTCTCACCAGATCCAGCATGCTGGAGGTGCTGGGGCAGGACTACATTCGGACCGCCCGTTCCAAGGGGCTCAGGGAAAGGGTTGTCCTCCTACGTCATGCGCTCAGGAATGCCCTCATTCCCACGCTCACTATAGCCGGTCTCCAGTTTGGCTATCTCCTGGGGGGCTCCATCATTGTGGAGACAGTCTTCGCCTGGCCAGGGATCGGGCTCCTGATGATAGACTCAGTGCGCATGCGCGATTACACCATGGTCCAGGGGGTTGTGCTGCTTTATGCGATGGTCTTCTTGCTGCTCAACCTCATCATCGACATCGCCTATTCGTATCTGGACCCTAGGGTGCGCTATGATTAA
- a CDS encoding molybdenum cofactor biosynthesis protein MoaE → MFEITTEPLSVDPLIELVRKDADGAVVAFVGVVREVSKGKRVKYLEYDAYKEMAEAKLKQIGDEIQERWHLSGVAIRHRIGHMEIGETSVVIAVAAPHRREGLEACQYAIDRLKEIVPIWKKEVYEDGEVWVGSGD, encoded by the coding sequence ATGTTTGAGATAACTACGGAGCCACTCTCCGTTGATCCACTTATCGAGCTGGTCAGGAAGGACGCCGATGGGGCTGTGGTGGCTTTTGTGGGCGTGGTGAGGGAGGTTTCTAAGGGAAAGAGGGTCAAATATCTCGAATATGACGCCTACAAGGAGATGGCTGAGGCCAAGCTGAAGCAAATTGGGGACGAAATCCAGGAGCGTTGGCACCTGTCTGGCGTAGCCATCAGGCACCGTATCGGCCACATGGAGATCGGAGAGACGAGCGTAGTCATCGCTGTTGCTGCTCCCCATCGCCGGGAGGGCCTTGAGGCGTGCCAATATGCCATTGACCGCTTGAAAGAGATCGTCCCCATCTGGAAAAAAGAGGTATACGAAGATGGGGAGGTTTGGGTAGGATCAGGAGATTAA
- a CDS encoding alkaline phosphatase family protein: protein MEKVKRVILIGLDGLMPEMAEKFVAEGNMPAIGRLMAEGVYSPMYSSPPVDTPTNWTSLATGAWTGTHGLNSFGIHFPGEPFDQVHWVRSNIFPRFANISKENLNQLSRAEYIWQAAERVGKRCILVNYPGGWPPNIKKGIVVDGSGPYSSPLSRLTYPSRYASKDGAISGEYIPLIFTEAKGWSGLVQSSPLPRESALVISGEVGLRVSEDGEWRLGGELANFESKRGLVYYLLITGSGHPGYDLMLLTKDRDAQRPLARLRPGEWSDWLCDDFQTPYGPVRGKFRVKLERLSPDGREVVLYRTPIYNTQGWTYPPEIADELIDHMLEFEEKVAAGRGSGLRHKVSPLCQVYESISDQCIGIAAMTRYLANKYPWDLLFVQIHAPDGLNHKALNEVCPQWKGYDPRRAKEAWERFRQEYGALDKAVGEIVGGCADGETLVIVLSDHAAIPTFKTVWLGRAFLDAGLLVYKRENGQLVVDWERTKAVLADQPLASVQPLALNVWVNLKGRERYGCVEPGEEYEQVRRAIIRALYALVDPETGECPVALALRREEASTLGQWGDTVGDVVYYFRPGYAGEPTLPNLEPTEAMLSTTTCFYAVGPEGIKTRIFGHVQGLHGEYLPNADLWGCSVRAVLVMAGPGIRKGHRLPVPPWTVDVTPTITHLLGIPAPAQSEGKIIGQALESTGG, encoded by the coding sequence GTGGAGAAAGTGAAGCGGGTCATCCTGATCGGTCTGGATGGGTTGATGCCAGAGATGGCGGAGAAGTTCGTGGCTGAGGGGAACATGCCGGCCATCGGCCGTTTGATGGCTGAGGGGGTCTACTCGCCGATGTACTCCTCGCCACCTGTGGATACACCGACCAACTGGACCAGTCTGGCCACGGGGGCCTGGACGGGCACACATGGGCTTAACTCCTTCGGCATCCATTTCCCTGGCGAACCCTTCGACCAGGTACACTGGGTGCGCTCGAACATCTTCCCTCGCTTTGCCAATATCTCCAAAGAGAACCTGAACCAGTTATCGCGGGCTGAGTACATCTGGCAGGCGGCCGAACGGGTGGGGAAGAGGTGCATCCTGGTCAACTATCCCGGGGGCTGGCCACCGAACATCAAGAAGGGCATCGTGGTCGATGGCTCCGGCCCTTACTCCTCGCCTCTTTCCCGCCTGACCTATCCCAGCCGTTACGCCAGCAAGGACGGTGCTATCTCGGGCGAGTATATCCCCCTCATCTTCACGGAGGCGAAGGGTTGGTCTGGCTTGGTTCAGTCATCCCCGCTGCCACGGGAGAGTGCTCTGGTCATCTCCGGTGAGGTTGGCTTGCGGGTCTCCGAGGATGGCGAGTGGAGGCTTGGTGGGGAGTTGGCCAATTTCGAATCCAAGCGAGGATTGGTCTATTACCTGTTAATCACAGGTTCGGGCCACCCTGGCTATGACTTGATGCTCCTGACTAAGGATAGGGATGCCCAGCGGCCCCTCGCCCGACTACGGCCTGGGGAGTGGAGCGACTGGCTTTGCGACGACTTTCAGACGCCCTATGGGCCGGTACGGGGCAAGTTCAGGGTCAAACTGGAGCGACTGTCCCCTGATGGGCGGGAGGTCGTGCTGTACCGCACGCCCATTTACAATACGCAGGGCTGGACCTATCCCCCAGAGATAGCCGATGAGCTCATCGACCACATGCTGGAGTTTGAGGAGAAGGTGGCTGCTGGGCGGGGCAGCGGCCTCAGACATAAGGTCAGTCCCCTTTGCCAGGTCTATGAGTCGATCTCTGACCAATGCATAGGGATAGCGGCAATGACCCGTTATCTAGCCAACAAGTACCCCTGGGATCTTCTCTTTGTGCAGATTCACGCCCCTGACGGACTCAACCATAAGGCTTTAAACGAGGTTTGTCCCCAGTGGAAGGGCTACGACCCGCGAAGGGCTAAAGAGGCCTGGGAGCGGTTTCGTCAGGAGTATGGAGCGCTGGATAAGGCGGTAGGGGAGATAGTCGGAGGCTGTGCTGATGGGGAGACACTCGTGATAGTGCTCTCCGACCATGCGGCCATACCGACGTTCAAGACGGTATGGCTGGGGAGGGCCTTCCTCGATGCCGGGCTGCTGGTTTACAAGAGGGAGAATGGCCAACTGGTGGTGGATTGGGAGAGGACCAAGGCTGTCCTGGCTGATCAGCCTCTAGCGAGCGTGCAGCCCCTGGCTCTAAACGTCTGGGTCAATCTGAAGGGACGGGAGAGGTATGGCTGCGTGGAGCCCGGGGAGGAGTATGAGCAGGTACGTCGAGCGATCATTCGGGCGCTTTATGCGCTGGTGGATCCAGAGACAGGGGAGTGTCCGGTGGCCCTGGCTTTACGCCGGGAGGAGGCGTCTACTTTAGGGCAGTGGGGTGATACAGTTGGGGACGTCGTGTATTACTTCCGGCCTGGTTATGCGGGGGAACCCACCCTGCCCAATCTGGAGCCAACGGAGGCTATGCTCTCCACTACAACCTGTTTCTATGCGGTCGGGCCCGAGGGCATCAAAACCAGAATATTTGGTCATGTGCAGGGGCTACACGGCGAGTATCTACCGAACGCTGATCTGTGGGGCTGCTCGGTGCGGGCGGTCCTGGTGATGGCTGGGCCAGGGATAAGGAAGGGACATCGGCTGCCGGTGCCGCCCTGGACGGTGGATGTGACCCCGACCATCACCCATCTTTTGGGCATACCGGCTCCAGCCCAATCAGAGGGCAAGATCATCGGCCAGGCTTTAGAAAGTACGGGAGGATAG
- a CDS encoding rhodanese-like domain-containing protein: MTDVAALTSKQVQTHLAGGAIALDLRRPSDYGAGHIKGSLNIPVDNRGSARLAAQLIPIGTPLVLVANDNLFIERAISPLREAGHVNLRGYLARGVEAWLKGGLPLVTLKQISAKELLELREKGLTPLLLDVREPIEWELGYIEGSILIRLAELKDHLDKLPKDKEIVIVCEVGMRSSTAAGILERHGFTALVNLSDGIMAWRNADYPLVFEEDP, from the coding sequence TTGACTGATGTAGCGGCCCTCACCTCCAAGCAGGTGCAGACGCACCTGGCCGGCGGAGCCATTGCGCTAGATTTGCGCAGGCCGTCGGATTATGGAGCTGGGCATATCAAAGGCTCGCTAAATATACCGGTAGATAACAGGGGCTCAGCAAGACTGGCGGCCCAACTGATACCCATCGGCACTCCGCTGGTCCTGGTGGCCAACGATAACCTGTTTATCGAAAGAGCCATCTCCCCACTTCGCGAGGCTGGACACGTCAATCTTAGGGGATACTTAGCCAGGGGCGTAGAGGCGTGGCTTAAGGGGGGTCTGCCCCTGGTTACATTGAAACAGATTTCGGCGAAAGAGCTCCTCGAGCTCAGAGAGAAAGGGCTCACACCGCTATTATTAGATGTGCGTGAGCCCATCGAGTGGGAATTGGGCTATATTGAGGGTTCGATTCTGATCAGACTTGCTGAATTGAAGGATCACCTAGATAAACTGCCCAAGGATAAGGAGATCGTTATTGTTTGTGAGGTGGGCATGCGCAGTAGCACGGCCGCAGGCATTTTAGAGCGGCACGGTTTCACAGCTCTGGTTAATCTGAGCGATGGTATTATGGCCTGGAGAAACGCTGACTATCCCTTGGTATTCGAAGAAGACCCTTAG